A DNA window from bacterium contains the following coding sequences:
- the upp gene encoding uracil phosphoribosyltransferase has translation MEVSINKPLNLTVCSHPLISNNLAILRNKNTPSEKFRNAVQKIAHVLFYKATKNLPVSTTTIETPLMSMQAEIIAPDAEIIIAPILRAGLIFSDAALEILPQARIHHIGLYRDEETLKPVPYYNNLPDSFKSPEKTFIYLLDPMLATGGSAVAAIKLFTEMNIPQKNITFVSLISSPQGIDKINSKYNGINIVTASVDTRLNEIGYILPGLGDAGDRAFNTKY, from the coding sequence ATGGAAGTATCAATAAATAAGCCGTTAAATTTAACAGTATGTTCACATCCGTTAATTTCAAATAATCTTGCTATATTAAGAAATAAAAATACTCCATCAGAAAAATTCCGAAATGCTGTGCAAAAGATTGCGCATGTACTGTTTTATAAAGCAACAAAAAATTTGCCTGTAAGCACGACTACCATTGAAACGCCTTTAATGAGTATGCAGGCAGAAATTATTGCTCCTGATGCGGAAATAATAATAGCACCGATATTAAGGGCTGGTTTGATTTTTTCTGATGCGGCTTTAGAAATTTTACCCCAGGCAAGAATTCATCATATAGGTTTATATAGAGATGAAGAAACCTTAAAGCCTGTTCCTTATTATAACAATTTACCGGATTCTTTTAAATCACCGGAAAAAACTTTTATTTATCTTTTAGACCCCATGCTTGCTACAGGCGGTTCAGCAGTTGCAGCTATTAAATTATTTACAGAGATGAATATTCCTCAAAAAAATATAACTTTTGTTTCTTTAATTTCTTCTCCGCAGGGAATTGATAAAATTAACTCTAAATACAATGGTATAAATATTGTTACAGCAAGTGTAGACACCAGATTAAACGAAATAGGATATATTTTGCCCGGCTTGGGAGATGCAGGCGACAGAGCGTTTAATACAAAATATTAG
- the rplF gene encoding 50S ribosomal protein L6, which translates to MSRIGKAPVIIPDKVDVKLEGNLVKVSGPLGNLDCEIRQEISIVKEDNKLILKPNNDERKTGALYGLSRTLVNNMVVGVSQGFTKTLEIQGVGYKAVKEGNVLNLSLGYSHPVKIDPPAGIEIVLESPTKIIVKGFDKQLVGDIAALIRSKRPPEVYKGKGIRYAGEHVRRKAGKTGKK; encoded by the coding sequence ATGTCCAGGATAGGAAAAGCTCCTGTTATAATACCGGATAAAGTAGATGTAAAGCTTGAAGGAAACCTTGTAAAAGTTTCCGGTCCTTTAGGCAATTTGGATTGTGAAATAAGACAAGAAATTTCAATTGTTAAAGAAGATAATAAATTAATTCTTAAACCTAACAATGATGAAAGAAAAACCGGTGCGCTTTATGGCTTAAGCAGAACTCTTGTAAATAATATGGTAGTTGGTGTAAGTCAGGGATTTACCAAAACACTTGAAATACAAGGTGTTGGTTACAAAGCAGTAAAAGAAGGCAATGTCTTGAACCTTTCATTAGGTTATAGTCATCCTGTAAAAATAGATCCGCCTGCAGGAATTGAAATAGTTCTTGAAAGTCCTACTAAAATTATTGTTAAAGGTTTTGATAAACAGCTTGTAGGTGATATTGCAGCTTTGATAAGAAGCAAAAGACCGCCTGAAGTCTACAAAGGAAAAGGAATCAGATATGCCGGTGAGCATGTAAGAAGAAAAGCCGGTAAAACAGGTAAAAAATAA
- the rplX gene encoding 50S ribosomal protein L24: protein MKEKGKKLHIKTGDRVMVIAGKDKGKVSNVKKALPQQNKVIVEDANMITKAMKANPMANFQGGLIKMEAPLNVSKVMLYCAKCEKPTRISYKVLENGKKTRVCKKCSEQFDV, encoded by the coding sequence ATGAAAGAAAAAGGAAAAAAACTTCATATAAAAACCGGTGACAGAGTAATGGTAATTGCCGGCAAAGACAAAGGTAAAGTGTCAAATGTGAAGAAAGCTTTGCCTCAACAAAATAAAGTAATCGTTGAAGATGCGAATATGATCACAAAAGCAATGAAAGCAAATCCAATGGCAAACTTTCAAGGTGGTTTAATTAAAATGGAAGCACCTTTGAATGTATCAAAAGTAATGCTTTATTGTGCAAAATGTGAAAAACCGACCAGAATAAGTTATAAAGTACTCGAAAATGGTAAAAAAACCAGAGTATGTAAAAAATGTAGCGAACAATTTGACGTATAG
- the rplV gene encoding 50S ribosomal protein L22, whose protein sequence is MEVKSKESYIRMPARKLRRVINEVRGKKVPDALNILKFMPYFAAKVVEKNLVNAVANASEKWGVVSDNLVVSEIYADEGPTYKRAKPRAQGRIYKILKRTSHLTVQVKVVEEKK, encoded by the coding sequence ATGGAAGTAAAATCAAAAGAAAGTTATATTAGAATGCCTGCCAGAAAATTGCGCAGGGTAATAAACGAAGTGCGCGGCAAAAAAGTTCCGGATGCATTAAATATCCTTAAATTTATGCCGTATTTTGCAGCAAAAGTTGTTGAGAAAAATCTTGTCAATGCTGTTGCAAACGCATCTGAAAAGTGGGGTGTGGTTTCTGATAATTTAGTTGTATCTGAAATCTATGCTGATGAAGGTCCTACCTATAAAAGAGCAAAACCAAGAGCTCAAGGAAGAATCTACAAAATATTAAAACGCACCTCTCACTTAACCGTACAAGTAAAAGTAGTTGAAGAAAAAAAATAA
- a CDS encoding HAD hydrolase family protein: protein MSLKDKVKRKLMLLKLKEGIKLIATDFDGVLTDGYVFYSSVSDEEIKRINFKDIMGISLAVKNGYKIAIISGEKNKIINKLADKFRLEDVHQGIKDKLSALQSIAEKYQLSQDEICFIGDDINDISALEWVGTPITVPEANYKVKDIKNILITTASAGNGVFREVIDSLLITKE from the coding sequence ATGAGTTTAAAAGATAAGGTTAAGCGTAAATTAATGCTGTTAAAGCTTAAAGAGGGCATAAAATTAATTGCAACAGATTTTGATGGTGTTTTAACAGACGGATATGTTTTTTATTCATCTGTTTCTGACGAAGAAATCAAAAGAATCAATTTTAAAGACATAATGGGGATTTCTCTTGCCGTAAAAAACGGCTATAAAATTGCAATAATTTCAGGAGAAAAAAACAAAATCATTAATAAACTTGCCGATAAATTTCGTCTGGAAGATGTTCATCAGGGAATAAAAGACAAACTTTCTGCCCTGCAATCGATTGCGGAAAAATATCAGCTTTCTCAAGACGAAATCTGCTTTATTGGTGATGACATAAATGACATTTCTGCCTTGGAATGGGTCGGGACTCCTATTACAGTTCCTGAGGCGAATTATAAGGTAAAAGATATTAAAAATATTCTAATAACAACTGCTTCTGCGGGAAACGGGGTTTTTAGAGAAGTTATTGATTCTCTTTTAATAACAAAAGAATAG
- the rpsH gene encoding 30S ribosomal protein S8 codes for MNTDPIADMLTRIRNAGMADHASVEMPSSKLKVELAKVLKAEGYISEFAVKDVDKFKILSVVLKYKENGKPIISKLKRASKPGLRLYMKSKNLPKILGGLGIAIVSTSRGLLTDRKARKENVGGEVLCYVW; via the coding sequence ATGAACACAGATCCAATAGCAGATATGCTTACAAGAATAAGAAATGCCGGAATGGCTGATCATGCTTCAGTAGAAATGCCTTCTTCTAAATTAAAAGTAGAATTAGCAAAAGTACTAAAAGCTGAAGGATATATTTCGGAGTTTGCAGTAAAAGACGTTGACAAGTTTAAAATATTGTCAGTAGTTCTTAAATACAAAGAAAACGGCAAACCTATAATCAGCAAATTAAAAAGAGCCAGCAAACCCGGATTAAGGCTTTATATGAAGTCCAAAAATTTACCTAAAATATTAGGCGGGCTTGGTATTGCAATAGTAAGTACCAGCAGAGGTCTTTTAACAGACAGAAAAGCAAGAAAAGAAAACGTTGGCGGCGAAGTACTCTGTTACGTTTGGTAA
- a CDS encoding flagellar biosynthetic protein FliO, with protein sequence MGFCIQILIIVILSFTSFSVSAQVQEENNFLSIPDFTIHRVIPEKPDNSLLNNKNAVKKETPKLRIVEQPEKKLQLQSKTISDNKQNKQVEVSQKIKVKIEPAKNYSEQSVSKSIKQEIEDTQKKPEMENNSIQPLQEANPEEFISKINKINEKNQSLSKGSVDKINIREEKGNDFLKTFSSLSIVVLLIFVFAWVYARVKGINPTAILTGKFSEKNMNRFNVLSTSTLGQGKDIHLVEINGKQLVIGSTANNINLLTEIPPEEIEKLKEMSQKNQDTEETEPVKLSEEDDFYFESVEEDEFVDPEYYSLKYSEVYKDYIDNKENKKDSEE encoded by the coding sequence TTGGGTTTTTGTATACAAATTTTAATTATAGTGATTTTAAGTTTTACAAGTTTTTCTGTTTCGGCTCAGGTACAGGAAGAAAATAATTTTCTTTCTATTCCCGATTTTACTATACACAGAGTTATACCTGAAAAGCCTGATAATTCTTTGTTGAATAATAAAAATGCAGTAAAAAAAGAAACACCAAAACTCAGGATAGTTGAGCAGCCTGAAAAAAAATTACAACTACAATCAAAAACAATTAGTGACAATAAGCAGAATAAACAAGTAGAAGTTTCTCAAAAAATTAAAGTAAAGATAGAACCGGCAAAAAATTATTCTGAGCAGTCAGTTTCTAAATCAATAAAACAAGAAATTGAGGATACTCAGAAAAAACCGGAAATGGAAAACAACTCAATTCAGCCGTTACAAGAGGCTAATCCTGAAGAATTTATTTCAAAAATAAACAAAATTAACGAAAAGAATCAGTCTTTGTCAAAAGGTAGTGTTGATAAAATTAATATTCGAGAAGAAAAAGGAAATGATTTTTTAAAAACTTTTTCAAGCTTAAGTATTGTAGTATTATTGATTTTTGTTTTTGCATGGGTATATGCAAGAGTGAAAGGCATAAATCCGACCGCAATTTTAACGGGAAAATTTTCGGAAAAAAATATGAACAGGTTTAATGTTTTGTCTACATCGACTCTAGGACAGGGAAAAGATATCCATCTCGTTGAGATTAACGGAAAACAACTTGTAATAGGAAGTACAGCCAATAATATAAATCTTTTGACAGAAATTCCGCCTGAAGAAATAGAAAAATTAAAAGAAATGAGTCAAAAAAATCAAGATACAGAAGAAACAGAACCTGTTAAACTGTCGGAAGAAGACGATTTTTATTTCGAATCCGTTGAAGAAGACGAATTTGTAGATCCTGAATATTATTCCTTAAAATATTCAGAAGTTTATAAAGATTATATTGATAACAAAGAAAACAAAAAAGATTCTGAAGAATAA
- the rplR gene encoding 50S ribosomal protein L18: MIKKKVRKLVTAKRHKRIRVTLSGTTEKPRLAVYRSTKHIYAQIIDDTKGITLASAGSVEPVVKASRPHGGNVEASKEIGKLLAERAIKAGISKVVFDRGGYLYHGRIAALADAAREAGLEF; encoded by the coding sequence ATGATTAAGAAAAAAGTAAGAAAATTAGTAACAGCAAAAAGACATAAAAGAATCAGAGTAACCCTTTCAGGTACTACTGAAAAACCAAGATTAGCTGTATACAGAAGCACTAAACATATTTATGCTCAAATTATTGATGACACAAAAGGCATTACTTTAGCTTCCGCAGGAAGTGTTGAACCTGTCGTGAAAGCATCAAGACCGCACGGTGGAAACGTCGAAGCTTCAAAAGAAATTGGAAAGCTTCTTGCTGAAAGAGCCATAAAAGCCGGAATAAGCAAAGTGGTATTTGATAGAGGCGGATACCTTTATCATGGCAGAATTGCTGCTTTAGCTGATGCGGCAAGAGAAGCAGGACTTGAATTCTAA
- the rplP gene encoding 50S ribosomal protein L16: MLMPKRTKYRKHMRGRMTGTETRGVALEYGEYGLQALEPAWINSRQIEAARRAMTRSIKRGGRVWIKIFPDKVVTAKPAETRMGSGKGAPDYWVAVVKPGRILFEMSGVDRAVAREAMELAAQKLPIKVRVIEKQ; the protein is encoded by the coding sequence ATGTTAATGCCGAAAAGAACTAAATATAGAAAGCATATGCGTGGTAGAATGACAGGCACAGAAACCAGAGGCGTTGCTTTAGAATACGGAGAATACGGACTACAGGCTCTTGAACCGGCTTGGATCAACAGCAGACAAATTGAAGCTGCAAGACGAGCTATGACAAGATCTATTAAAAGAGGCGGTCGCGTATGGATTAAAATTTTTCCTGACAAAGTTGTTACTGCAAAACCTGCTGAAACAAGGATGGGTTCAGGAAAAGGCGCACCTGACTACTGGGTAGCAGTTGTAAAACCCGGTCGTATCTTATTTGAGATGAGCGGTGTAGACAGAGCTGTTGCACGAGAAGCTATGGAACTTGCTGCGCAAAAACTCCCAATTAAAGTTCGAGTCATCGAAAAACAATAA
- the rplB gene encoding 50S ribosomal protein L2 — MGIRKIKPTTPGQRCVMLNDFAELTTDKPEKSLLKFKNKRSGRNNTGRITCQHKGGGSRKAYRIIDFKRNKHNIPAVVKSIEYDPNRNVRISLVDYADGEKRYILSPNGIKIGDTLFSGPESEIRTGNALPLENIPLGTIVHNIELIAKKGGQMVRSAGVGAQVMAKEGDYVTIKLPSSEMRMVRKECYATIGVLGNLDHKNQRIGKAGRNRWKGIKPTVRGSVKNPCDHPHGGGEGKCPIGGQPKTPWGKPALGYKTRKRKASDRLIVRKRK, encoded by the coding sequence ATGGGTATTCGTAAAATAAAACCGACAACTCCCGGTCAAAGATGTGTAATGCTTAATGATTTTGCGGAATTAACAACCGATAAACCAGAAAAGTCATTACTGAAATTTAAAAATAAAAGATCCGGAAGAAATAATACAGGTAGAATAACCTGTCAACACAAAGGCGGCGGAAGCAGAAAAGCTTATAGGATTATTGATTTTAAAAGAAACAAACACAATATCCCTGCTGTAGTTAAAAGTATCGAGTATGATCCAAACAGAAATGTAAGAATTTCTTTGGTGGATTACGCAGATGGTGAAAAAAGATATATTCTTTCACCAAACGGTATTAAAATAGGCGATACACTTTTTAGCGGACCGGAGAGCGAAATCAGAACAGGTAATGCACTTCCATTAGAAAATATACCTCTTGGTACTATAGTTCATAATATCGAACTAATAGCCAAAAAAGGCGGTCAAATGGTAAGAAGTGCAGGAGTTGGCGCTCAGGTTATGGCTAAAGAAGGTGATTATGTTACCATAAAACTTCCAAGTTCAGAAATGAGAATGGTTCGTAAAGAATGTTACGCAACCATAGGTGTTTTGGGTAATTTAGACCATAAAAACCAGAGAATAGGTAAAGCTGGAAGAAACAGATGGAAAGGGATTAAGCCTACAGTCAGAGGTAGCGTTAAAAACCCTTGTGATCACCCACACGGCGGTGGAGAAGGTAAATGTCCTATAGGTGGACAACCGAAAACACCTTGGGGTAAACCTGCTTTGGGCTATAAAACAAGAAAACGTAAAGCATCTGATAGATTAATTGTCAGAAAACGTAAATAA
- a CDS encoding 6-hydroxymethylpterin diphosphokinase MptE-like protein: MFKKNLDTIRIKNSKLADRLEKIDINSIIGIEVFESESKDLIISYKNTTLHSPIDPVRESKTTWNRTIKNNLKKNDIQIVFGLGLGYLFKRAYVNSESKIFIIEPFIEVLRFVLEHVDFSNELSDERVYITDNVGDIYDKLQKEYLSNDRVEFLFLNQYALVNQELLQDLTSKTFEIVEGRGNDENTILKFSWLWTENFIRNFVHFSEARPLGFFEGKFADKTALIIAAGSSLADDLEKIKENQDKFVTIAVGRAFNSLVNNGVIPDFTVFADAQNCLDQIKGLENFIEKTNLILLAKTDQDLYKLKSKTKIIYFSETDSITRLFKDVCPENAGFYKSGSSVSILSYYIAKALGFGQIAFSGLDLAFIDNKIFADGQTIENVAEEIKHKIIHVKDKEGNDLITRTDYAWFIRQFNEIFSEELNLATVINTSLKGAFINGMEYMAFSEFAETLSAAKPDIDNITSAVFTETKEGWNSALTNVFSKIGLAYKELDQISPDLSELFNEFAKICTELSELGKTDYDPEAYILLNNKAAETRKRVVNNLFLSNYIQSQTWNYTKNYVTKTLPNKEDVINNLELDKYFFNSADCANTKLIKILKETLNTLEETPGLAIK, translated from the coding sequence ATGTTTAAAAAAAATTTAGACACTATAAGAATAAAAAATTCAAAACTGGCTGACAGGCTTGAGAAAATTGATATAAACTCTATAATAGGAATAGAAGTATTTGAATCAGAAAGCAAAGATTTAATTATTTCTTATAAAAACACAACTCTTCACAGCCCTATAGATCCTGTAAGAGAGTCGAAAACCACATGGAACAGAACTATAAAAAATAATCTTAAAAAAAATGATATCCAAATAGTCTTTGGACTGGGACTTGGATATTTGTTCAAAAGAGCTTATGTTAACTCCGAGTCAAAAATTTTCATAATTGAACCTTTTATTGAAGTTTTAAGATTTGTACTTGAACATGTCGATTTTTCCAATGAACTTTCAGATGAGAGAGTTTATATTACTGATAATGTCGGTGATATTTACGATAAATTGCAAAAAGAATATCTTTCCAATGACAGGGTGGAATTTTTGTTCTTAAATCAATATGCTCTGGTAAATCAAGAACTTCTTCAGGATTTGACTTCAAAAACATTTGAAATAGTTGAAGGTAGAGGAAATGATGAAAATACTATACTAAAATTCAGCTGGCTTTGGACAGAAAATTTTATAAGAAATTTTGTTCATTTTTCCGAAGCAAGACCTCTTGGCTTTTTCGAAGGGAAATTTGCCGATAAAACAGCCTTAATAATTGCAGCAGGTTCAAGTTTAGCTGATGATCTTGAAAAAATCAAAGAAAATCAAGATAAATTTGTGACAATTGCCGTAGGAAGAGCTTTTAATTCTCTTGTTAACAACGGTGTTATTCCTGACTTTACAGTTTTTGCTGATGCCCAAAATTGTTTGGATCAAATCAAGGGTTTAGAAAATTTTATTGAAAAAACAAACTTAATTTTGCTTGCAAAAACTGATCAGGACTTGTACAAACTAAAATCAAAAACAAAAATAATTTATTTTTCAGAAACCGATTCAATTACAAGGCTTTTTAAAGACGTCTGTCCTGAAAATGCGGGATTTTATAAATCGGGAAGCAGTGTTTCAATATTAAGTTATTATATTGCAAAAGCCTTGGGCTTTGGGCAAATCGCCTTTTCCGGTTTAGACCTTGCATTTATTGATAATAAAATTTTTGCTGACGGTCAAACTATTGAAAATGTTGCCGAAGAAATTAAACACAAAATAATTCATGTTAAAGATAAAGAAGGCAACGACCTGATAACAAGAACTGATTATGCGTGGTTTATAAGACAGTTTAACGAAATTTTTTCTGAAGAACTTAATCTTGCAACAGTTATAAATACTTCATTAAAAGGTGCATTTATAAACGGCATGGAATATATGGCTTTTTCTGAATTTGCTGAAACATTATCAGCCGCAAAACCCGATATTGATAATATAACTTCAGCAGTTTTCACAGAAACAAAAGAAGGCTGGAATTCAGCGTTAACAAATGTTTTCTCAAAGATAGGTCTGGCCTACAAAGAACTGGATCAAATAAGCCCTGATTTATCCGAACTTTTCAATGAATTTGCAAAAATTTGTACCGAACTTAGCGAACTTGGAAAAACAGATTATGATCCTGAAGCTTATATTCTTCTGAATAATAAAGCTGCTGAAACAAGAAAAAGAGTTGTTAATAACTTGTTTTTATCAAATTATATTCAATCTCAAACATGGAATTACACAAAAAACTATGTAACCAAAACACTTCCAAACAAAGAAGATGTAATTAACAATCTTGAACTTGATAAATATTTTTTCAATTCTGCTGACTGCGCTAATACAAAATTAATCAAGATTTTAAAAGAAACACTAAATACTCTCGAAGAAACACCAGGTTTAGCAATAAAATAA
- a CDS encoding type Z 30S ribosomal protein S14 — translation MAKRAMIIKEKKREALVAAGKYPKVKLHNRCSVCGRPKGFHRDFGLCRIHLREFAHRGLLPGVTKSSW, via the coding sequence TTGGCTAAAAGGGCAATGATAATAAAAGAAAAAAAGAGAGAAGCCTTAGTTGCAGCGGGAAAATATCCAAAAGTAAAATTACATAACAGATGCAGCGTATGCGGCAGACCTAAAGGATTTCACAGAGATTTCGGTCTTTGCAGAATCCATTTAAGAGAATTTGCTCACAGAGGATTGCTGCCAGGAGTTACAAAATCAAGCTGGTAA
- the rpmC gene encoding 50S ribosomal protein L29, with protein sequence MKLQEMKDHTIEELKEQIISLRKDLFDLRIKKATYKLENTSEISKKRRMIAQIKTVIKQKQLQLAI encoded by the coding sequence ATGAAATTACAAGAAATGAAAGATCACACCATAGAGGAATTAAAAGAACAGATTATTTCTCTAAGAAAAGATTTATTCGATCTAAGAATAAAAAAAGCAACATATAAATTAGAAAACACATCAGAAATTTCTAAAAAAAGACGTATGATTGCTCAAATCAAAACTGTTATAAAACAAAAACAGTTACAATTAGCAATATAA
- the rplE gene encoding 50S ribosomal protein L5: MTVAKKLKNQYHEDAVPKLKEKFGYKNTYEIPKLVKVTINMGVGEAVQNVKMLDAAVKELTKISGQKPVITRAKKSIATYKLRQGMPIGTMVTLRGHKMYDFLQKLVSIALPRIRDFRGVNDKSFDGRGNYSLGLKEQMLFPEIKYDDVDVTRGMDITIVTTAKTDEEAKALLAELGMPFRKR; the protein is encoded by the coding sequence ATGACAGTAGCAAAAAAATTAAAAAATCAGTATCACGAAGATGCAGTACCAAAATTAAAAGAAAAGTTTGGTTATAAAAATACTTATGAAATCCCAAAACTTGTAAAAGTTACAATAAACATGGGTGTCGGCGAAGCAGTACAGAATGTAAAAATGCTTGATGCCGCAGTAAAAGAACTTACTAAAATATCAGGTCAAAAACCTGTTATTACAAGAGCAAAAAAATCAATCGCAACCTACAAATTAAGACAGGGCATGCCCATAGGTACAATGGTTACCTTGAGAGGGCATAAAATGTATGATTTTCTTCAAAAATTAGTCTCCATTGCTCTTCCAAGAATTAGAGATTTTCGTGGAGTTAATGATAAAAGTTTTGACGGAAGAGGCAATTATTCTCTTGGATTAAAAGAACAAATGCTTTTCCCTGAAATTAAATATGATGATGTTGATGTTACAAGAGGCATGGATATTACTATTGTGACAACAGCAAAAACCGATGAAGAAGCAAAAGCTTTGCTTGCAGAGCTTGGAATGCCGTTCAGAAAAAGATAA
- the rpsC gene encoding 30S ribosomal protein S3, whose product MGQKVHPTGFRIGVIKPWLSNWYASKNNYAELLDEDNKIRKYIKKKLYSASISRIVIDRKATTVNVNIISAKPGIIVGRGGQGIDDLRNELNKFVKKRVQINVLEVARVDADAQLVAEFIAQQLEKRVVFRRAMKQAIQRAMRSGIQGIKVAVSGRLGGAEIARTEWAKEGRIPLQTLRADVDYGFAEADTIMGLIGVKTWIFKGEILPGEAVDQNIKSKTAGGQEAPTQRAGGRRRGKKP is encoded by the coding sequence TTGGGTCAGAAAGTACATCCAACAGGATTCAGAATAGGCGTAATAAAACCTTGGTTAAGCAATTGGTACGCATCCAAAAATAATTATGCTGAATTATTAGACGAAGATAATAAAATTCGTAAATACATAAAGAAAAAATTATATTCTGCAAGCATTAGCAGAATAGTAATAGATAGAAAAGCAACAACTGTTAATGTTAATATAATTTCTGCAAAACCGGGAATTATAGTCGGCAGAGGCGGTCAAGGTATTGATGATTTAAGAAATGAATTGAACAAATTTGTTAAAAAACGTGTTCAAATCAACGTTCTTGAAGTTGCAAGAGTTGACGCTGATGCGCAGTTGGTAGCAGAATTTATCGCTCAACAACTCGAAAAAAGGGTTGTATTCAGAAGAGCAATGAAGCAAGCTATTCAAAGAGCTATGCGTTCAGGAATTCAGGGAATAAAAGTTGCAGTATCAGGTCGTTTAGGCGGAGCTGAAATTGCAAGAACCGAATGGGCTAAAGAAGGAAGAATCCCTCTTCAGACATTAAGAGCAGATGTTGATTATGGTTTTGCAGAAGCTGATACCATAATGGGGCTTATAGGTGTTAAAACCTGGATATTTAAAGGCGAAATCCTTCCCGGTGAAGCTGTAGATCAAAACATTAAGTCCAAAACAGCTGGCGGCCAAGAAGCACCGACTCAAAGAGCCGGCGGAAGACGCAGAGGAAAAAAACCATAA
- the rplN gene encoding 50S ribosomal protein L14 yields the protein MIQQETRLKVADNTGAKELLCIRVLGSSNQQCAGIGGVIVATVKQASPNMPVKKSDVVKAVVVRTKTTVKRPDGTSIRFDENAAVIINKDGNPVGTRVFGPVARELREKNYMKIISLAPEVI from the coding sequence ATGATACAACAGGAAACAAGATTAAAAGTAGCTGATAATACCGGAGCTAAAGAGCTTTTATGTATAAGAGTTCTTGGCAGTTCCAATCAACAATGTGCCGGAATCGGCGGTGTAATCGTTGCTACAGTAAAACAAGCATCACCGAACATGCCGGTAAAAAAATCTGATGTGGTTAAAGCTGTGGTAGTAAGAACAAAAACGACAGTAAAAAGACCTGATGGTACAAGCATTAGATTTGACGAAAATGCAGCTGTTATTATTAACAAAGACGGCAATCCAGTCGGAACTCGTGTTTTTGGGCCGGTAGCACGTGAATTGCGTGAAAAAAATTACATGAAAATTATTTCACTGGCACCAGAAGTTATTTAG
- the rpsQ gene encoding 30S ribosomal protein S17: MPKKEKTGLVVSIKMDKTVVVNVAEYKPHPIYKKIISTTKKYKAHNTEFVCNVGDEVKIVECKPISKTKLWQLAEITKKAT, translated from the coding sequence ATGCCTAAAAAGGAAAAAACAGGACTGGTTGTCAGTATAAAAATGGATAAAACCGTTGTTGTAAACGTTGCTGAGTACAAACCGCATCCAATTTACAAAAAAATTATTTCAACAACAAAAAAATATAAAGCACACAATACAGAATTTGTTTGTAATGTAGGCGATGAAGTCAAAATCGTTGAATGTAAGCCTATAAGTAAAACAAAATTGTGGCAATTAGCTGAAATTACTAAAAAAGCAACATAA
- the rpsS gene encoding 30S ribosomal protein S19, with the protein MSRSLKKGPFVEESLMKKIEKMNSAGDKKVVKTWSRPSMIIPEMLNHTIAVHNGKTHVPIYITEQMIGHRLGEFAPTRFYRGHAGSAKTAKRT; encoded by the coding sequence ATGTCTCGTTCATTAAAAAAAGGACCTTTCGTAGAAGAGTCATTGATGAAAAAAATCGAAAAGATGAATTCTGCAGGTGACAAAAAAGTCGTTAAAACCTGGTCAAGACCGTCAATGATTATTCCGGAAATGTTAAATCATACAATAGCTGTACATAACGGTAAAACACATGTTCCTATTTATATAACAGAACAAATGATAGGACATAGACTTGGTGAATTTGCCCCAACAAGGTTTTATCGCGGACATGCCGGTTCCGCTAAAACCGCAAAGAGGACATAA